The window CTTCGCCGGCCCCATGCTCGGCGATCTGCGCGCCCTGATGGAAGAAGAAACCCGGCTGTTTTTAGAAGAGCTGCGCCAGCGGGCCGGTTATCCGATTGCCGATATGCTGATAGTGCATGGCGAACTGGCCGATAGCCTGAATTACGCCAGCAGCCGGCAGCCGTTCGATCTGGTGGTCTGCGGCAATCACAGCGACAGCATGATGAACAAGTTTTCCTGCTCCGCCGCGCGCTTTATCAACGCCAGCCGCATTGACGTGCTGATCGTCCCGCTCTAGCATCCGAGCACTATTCGTTCATACCCTTTCATCCCAGCTGAACTAGGCTTTAGGACACCTATCTGCAGTAAGGAGTGTCCGATGTCACAAGGTCAACAAAACCGCCGCTGGCTATTGGCTTCCCGCCCACAGGGTGAGCCGACGGCAAACAACTTCCACCTCGACACGGCGCCAACGCCGCAACCCGCCGCCGGGCAGGTGCTGCTGCGCACTGTTTATCTGTCGCTCGATCCCTATATGCGTGGCCGCATGAGCGATGCCCCCTCCTACGCGGCGCCGGTGGAGGTCGGCCAGCTCATGGTCGGAGGCACCGTATCGCGCGTTGTCGCCTCACAGCATCCCGGTTTCAAAACCGGCGATTGGGTGCTGGGGTATGCCGGTTGGCAGGATTACGCGCTCTCCGACGGCAGCGGCCTGCGCAACCTTGGCCCAGACCAAAAACACCCCTCGCGCCTGCTGGGGGTTTTGGGCATGCCGGGGTTCACCGCCTACATGGGCTTGCTTGATATTGGCCAGCCCCAGCAGGGTGAAACCCTGGTGGTGGCCGCCGCCAGCGGCGCCGTCGGCTCTGTTGTCGGGCAGATCGGCAAGCTGAAGGGATGCCGCGTGGTCGGCGTGGCGGGCGGCGCGGAAAAATGCCGCTACGTCGTGGAAGAACTGGGCTTCGACGCCTGTATCGATCACCGGGCCGCCGACTTTGCCGCGCAGCTCGCCGCCGCCTGCCCGCAGGGGATCGACGTTTACTATGAAAACGTCGGCGGGGCGGTGTTCGACGCCGTTATGCCGCTGCTGAACGCCAAAGCGCGCATTCCGGTCTGCGGCATCATCGCCCACTATAACGCCACCCAACTGCCCCCTGGGCCAGACCGTCTGGCGATGCTGGAAGGGCTTATCCTGCGCAAACGCATTCGCATGCAGGGCTTCATTATTTTCGACGATTATGCGTCAGGCTACGACGATTTTCTGCAGCAGATGAGCGCCTGGGTCGAACAGGGTAAAATCAAATTCCGCGAAGATATCGTCG is drawn from Serratia entomophila and contains these coding sequences:
- a CDS encoding NADP-dependent oxidoreductase → MSQGQQNRRWLLASRPQGEPTANNFHLDTAPTPQPAAGQVLLRTVYLSLDPYMRGRMSDAPSYAAPVEVGQLMVGGTVSRVVASQHPGFKTGDWVLGYAGWQDYALSDGSGLRNLGPDQKHPSRLLGVLGMPGFTAYMGLLDIGQPQQGETLVVAAASGAVGSVVGQIGKLKGCRVVGVAGGAEKCRYVVEELGFDACIDHRAADFAAQLAAACPQGIDVYYENVGGAVFDAVMPLLNAKARIPVCGIIAHYNATQLPPGPDRLAMLEGLILRKRIRMQGFIIFDDYASGYDDFLQQMSAWVEQGKIKFREDIVDGLENAPQAFIGLLQGKNFGKLVIRVADE
- the uspC gene encoding universal stress protein UspC is translated as MGYHNVLVTVAVAADSHRLVEKAVSIVRPSEGKLTLLSTIANPEMYNNFAGPMLGDLRALMEEETRLFLEELRQRAGYPIADMLIVHGELADSLNYASSRQPFDLVVCGNHSDSMMNKFSCSAARFINASRIDVLIVPL